Proteins from a single region of Pseudopedobacter saltans DSM 12145:
- a CDS encoding metallophosphoesterase family protein, with protein sequence MRILHTADWHLGKRLERISRMPEQILVMEEIVRIADEQQVDVVIVAGDLFDNFNPATEAVELLYKTLKRLTNNGKRLVLAIAGNHDSPDRIEAPDPLAKECGIVFVGYPYSHVSTCQLDCGIVISRSEAGFIEVKLPQYDYALRLIVTPYASEYRLKTFLGIDQPEASLREVLQQHWQQLADKYCDSKGVNILATHLFMMKKGTVPPEEPEDEKPILHIGGAQAVFSENVPAQIQYVALGHLHRFQQIDNEPCPIVYSSSPLSYSFSEAGQTKYVTVFDILPDTPVHYEKVALTVGRMLYRKRFETVQEALDWLRQHPDALVELTLVTSDYLKAEDRKALFQNHEGIVSLIPEIKRTQDEKEESQGVDLSQNMDELFVQYFKSRFNGQAPNEDIMNLFKEIKAEQTGE encoded by the coding sequence ATGAGAATTCTGCATACAGCCGACTGGCATTTGGGGAAAAGATTGGAACGGATTTCCAGAATGCCGGAGCAAATTTTGGTTATGGAAGAGATTGTGCGCATTGCTGATGAGCAGCAAGTGGACGTTGTAATTGTAGCCGGAGATCTGTTCGATAACTTCAATCCAGCTACAGAGGCAGTAGAACTATTATATAAGACTTTAAAACGGCTAACCAATAACGGCAAGCGTTTGGTGCTGGCAATTGCCGGTAATCATGATTCGCCGGATAGGATAGAGGCTCCGGATCCATTGGCAAAGGAATGCGGAATAGTCTTCGTAGGTTATCCATATTCGCATGTAAGTACCTGTCAATTGGATTGCGGTATAGTCATTAGCAGAAGTGAAGCAGGATTTATAGAAGTCAAACTTCCGCAGTATGATTATGCGCTGAGGCTTATTGTTACGCCTTATGCAAGCGAATACCGTTTGAAAACTTTTCTGGGAATAGACCAGCCGGAAGCGAGTTTGAGAGAAGTATTACAACAGCATTGGCAACAATTGGCTGATAAATATTGCGACAGCAAAGGCGTAAATATCCTCGCTACGCATTTGTTTATGATGAAGAAAGGAACGGTTCCTCCGGAAGAACCCGAAGATGAAAAGCCTATACTGCATATCGGTGGGGCGCAGGCTGTATTTTCGGAAAATGTTCCGGCTCAAATTCAATATGTAGCTTTGGGGCATTTACATCGCTTTCAGCAAATAGACAACGAACCTTGTCCGATAGTTTACAGCAGTAGCCCGCTTTCCTACAGTTTTTCCGAAGCAGGGCAAACAAAATATGTTACCGTATTTGATATCCTGCCAGATACGCCTGTACATTATGAAAAGGTCGCTTTAACAGTCGGAAGGATGCTTTACAGAAAACGTTTTGAAACTGTACAGGAAGCTTTGGATTGGTTAAGGCAGCATCCGGATGCTTTGGTAGAACTTACTTTGGTAACATCGGATTATCTGAAAGCAGAGGATAGAAAAGCACTGTTCCAAAACCATGAAGGTATTGTGTCTCTGATTCCGGAAATTAAAAGAACACAGGATGAAAAGGAAGAAAGCCAGGGAGTGGATCTGAGCCAGAATATGGATGAATTGTTTGTGCAGTATTTCAAATCCAGATTTAACGGTCAGGCTCCGAACGAAGACATCATGAATTTATTTAAAGAAATTAAAGCAGAACAAACAGGAGAGTAA